A part of Carassius carassius chromosome 4, fCarCar2.1, whole genome shotgun sequence genomic DNA contains:
- the LOC132139817 gene encoding G protein pathway suppressor 2-like isoform X2 — protein MLAPPIPTIMPALLERPKLSNAMARALHKHIMRERERKRQEEEEVDKMMEQKLKEEEERKRKKEMEERMSLEETKEQIMKMGVKLQGLQEEKHQLFLQLKKVLHEEEKRRRKEQSDMTTLTSATYQPNMAIHSGPHLLSMQGQSSHGRPGALLGERSKQLFQSPVIPTRHFQSQPGFSAAGTEHGQYSGAQPSHSPYVVTQSQHTSPFASSQPVPANYASGSQLRGASAFQTMQYLPHQQQGYAVHSHFTSQPGYIPSAGIPLQKQLEHANQQSGFTDSSPLRPMHPQALHVSAAGLLPTASIAVQIPPGKSGLPYAHPPRPASPGAFTHGTPSQQAHAATFQSSSQPSPRHTYLSHSQSGQRFYHHGK, from the exons ATG CTGGCACCACCGATCCCTACTATCATGCCGGCTCTTCTGGAGAGGCCCAAACTGTCCAATGCTATGGCACGTGCCTTACATAAGCACATTATGAGAGAGAGGGAGCGGAAGAGACAAG AGGAGGAAGAGGTGGACAAAATGATGGAGCAGAaactaaaagaagaagaagagaggaagaggaagaaagagATGGAGGAGAGAATGTCCTTAGAGGAAACAAAAGAGCAG ATTATGAAGATGGGAGTGAAGCTGCAGGGTCTTCAAGAGGAGAAGCACCAGCTTTTTCTGCAGCTGAAGAAAGTCCTACATGAGGAGGAGAAAAGACGTCGGAAAGAACAGAG TGACATGACAACTCTGACTTCGGCAACATACCAGCCAAACATGGCCATCCACAGTGGACCGCACCTTCTCAGCATGCAAG gtCAGTCTAGTCATGGGCGTCCTGGTGCTCTTCTTGGGGAACGCAGTAAACAGCTCTTCCAGTCTCCAGTCATTCCT ACGCGTCATTTCCAGTCTCAGCCAGGATTCAGTGCAGCTGGAACAGAGCATGGCCAGTACTCTGGAGCCCAGCCGAGTCATAGCCCCTATGTAGTCACCCAGTCGCAGCATACATCACCTTTTGCCTCCAGTCAGCCGGTGCCAGCCAATTATGCCAGTGGTTCACAGCTTAGAG GTGCATCAGCATTCCAGACCATGCAGTACTTGCCCCATCAACAACAAGGTTATGCGGTCCACAGTCACTTCACCTCTCAGCCAG GTTATATCCCCAGCGCTGGGATTCCCCTGCAGAAACAGTTGGAACATGCTAACCAGCAGTCGGGCTTCACAGACTCT AGTCCATTGAGGCCCATGCATCCACAGGCTCTGCATGTAAGCGCTGCAGGTTTGCTGCCTACTGCTTCTATTGCTGTCCAGATCCCTCCTGGCAAG tcTGGCTTGCCATATGCTCATCCACCAAGGCCAGCTTCACCAGGCGCGTTCACACATGGAACGCCCTCACAACAAGCACATGCG GCTACATTTCAAAGCTCTTCTCAACCAAGTCCTCGCCACACCTACCTTTCTCACAGCCAGTCAGGGCAGAGGTTTTACCACCATGGCAAATAG
- the LOC132139817 gene encoding G protein pathway suppressor 2-like isoform X1, whose amino-acid sequence MLAPPIPTIMPALLERPKLSNAMARALHKHIMRERERKRQEEEEVDKMMEQKLKEEEERKRKKEMEERMSLEETKEQIMKMGVKLQGLQEEKHQLFLQLKKVLHEEEKRRRKEQSDMTTLTSATYQPNMAIHSGPHLLSMQAGQSSHGRPGALLGERSKQLFQSPVIPTRHFQSQPGFSAAGTEHGQYSGAQPSHSPYVVTQSQHTSPFASSQPVPANYASGSQLRGASAFQTMQYLPHQQQGYAVHSHFTSQPGYIPSAGIPLQKQLEHANQQSGFTDSSPLRPMHPQALHVSAAGLLPTASIAVQIPPGKSGLPYAHPPRPASPGAFTHGTPSQQAHAATFQSSSQPSPRHTYLSHSQSGQRFYHHGK is encoded by the exons ATG CTGGCACCACCGATCCCTACTATCATGCCGGCTCTTCTGGAGAGGCCCAAACTGTCCAATGCTATGGCACGTGCCTTACATAAGCACATTATGAGAGAGAGGGAGCGGAAGAGACAAG AGGAGGAAGAGGTGGACAAAATGATGGAGCAGAaactaaaagaagaagaagagaggaagaggaagaaagagATGGAGGAGAGAATGTCCTTAGAGGAAACAAAAGAGCAG ATTATGAAGATGGGAGTGAAGCTGCAGGGTCTTCAAGAGGAGAAGCACCAGCTTTTTCTGCAGCTGAAGAAAGTCCTACATGAGGAGGAGAAAAGACGTCGGAAAGAACAGAG TGACATGACAACTCTGACTTCGGCAACATACCAGCCAAACATGGCCATCCACAGTGGACCGCACCTTCTCAGCATGCAAG caggtCAGTCTAGTCATGGGCGTCCTGGTGCTCTTCTTGGGGAACGCAGTAAACAGCTCTTCCAGTCTCCAGTCATTCCT ACGCGTCATTTCCAGTCTCAGCCAGGATTCAGTGCAGCTGGAACAGAGCATGGCCAGTACTCTGGAGCCCAGCCGAGTCATAGCCCCTATGTAGTCACCCAGTCGCAGCATACATCACCTTTTGCCTCCAGTCAGCCGGTGCCAGCCAATTATGCCAGTGGTTCACAGCTTAGAG GTGCATCAGCATTCCAGACCATGCAGTACTTGCCCCATCAACAACAAGGTTATGCGGTCCACAGTCACTTCACCTCTCAGCCAG GTTATATCCCCAGCGCTGGGATTCCCCTGCAGAAACAGTTGGAACATGCTAACCAGCAGTCGGGCTTCACAGACTCT AGTCCATTGAGGCCCATGCATCCACAGGCTCTGCATGTAAGCGCTGCAGGTTTGCTGCCTACTGCTTCTATTGCTGTCCAGATCCCTCCTGGCAAG tcTGGCTTGCCATATGCTCATCCACCAAGGCCAGCTTCACCAGGCGCGTTCACACATGGAACGCCCTCACAACAAGCACATGCG GCTACATTTCAAAGCTCTTCTCAACCAAGTCCTCGCCACACCTACCTTTCTCACAGCCAGTCAGGGCAGAGGTTTTACCACCATGGCAAATAG
- the LOC132139817 gene encoding G protein pathway suppressor 2-like isoform X3 — protein sequence MPALLERPKLSNAMARALHKHIMRERERKRQEEEEVDKMMEQKLKEEEERKRKKEMEERMSLEETKEQIMKMGVKLQGLQEEKHQLFLQLKKVLHEEEKRRRKEQSDMTTLTSATYQPNMAIHSGPHLLSMQAGQSSHGRPGALLGERSKQLFQSPVIPTRHFQSQPGFSAAGTEHGQYSGAQPSHSPYVVTQSQHTSPFASSQPVPANYASGSQLRGASAFQTMQYLPHQQQGYAVHSHFTSQPGYIPSAGIPLQKQLEHANQQSGFTDSSPLRPMHPQALHVSAAGLLPTASIAVQIPPGKSGLPYAHPPRPASPGAFTHGTPSQQAHAATFQSSSQPSPRHTYLSHSQSGQRFYHHGK from the exons ATGCCGGCTCTTCTGGAGAGGCCCAAACTGTCCAATGCTATGGCACGTGCCTTACATAAGCACATTATGAGAGAGAGGGAGCGGAAGAGACAAG AGGAGGAAGAGGTGGACAAAATGATGGAGCAGAaactaaaagaagaagaagagaggaagaggaagaaagagATGGAGGAGAGAATGTCCTTAGAGGAAACAAAAGAGCAG ATTATGAAGATGGGAGTGAAGCTGCAGGGTCTTCAAGAGGAGAAGCACCAGCTTTTTCTGCAGCTGAAGAAAGTCCTACATGAGGAGGAGAAAAGACGTCGGAAAGAACAGAG TGACATGACAACTCTGACTTCGGCAACATACCAGCCAAACATGGCCATCCACAGTGGACCGCACCTTCTCAGCATGCAAG caggtCAGTCTAGTCATGGGCGTCCTGGTGCTCTTCTTGGGGAACGCAGTAAACAGCTCTTCCAGTCTCCAGTCATTCCT ACGCGTCATTTCCAGTCTCAGCCAGGATTCAGTGCAGCTGGAACAGAGCATGGCCAGTACTCTGGAGCCCAGCCGAGTCATAGCCCCTATGTAGTCACCCAGTCGCAGCATACATCACCTTTTGCCTCCAGTCAGCCGGTGCCAGCCAATTATGCCAGTGGTTCACAGCTTAGAG GTGCATCAGCATTCCAGACCATGCAGTACTTGCCCCATCAACAACAAGGTTATGCGGTCCACAGTCACTTCACCTCTCAGCCAG GTTATATCCCCAGCGCTGGGATTCCCCTGCAGAAACAGTTGGAACATGCTAACCAGCAGTCGGGCTTCACAGACTCT AGTCCATTGAGGCCCATGCATCCACAGGCTCTGCATGTAAGCGCTGCAGGTTTGCTGCCTACTGCTTCTATTGCTGTCCAGATCCCTCCTGGCAAG tcTGGCTTGCCATATGCTCATCCACCAAGGCCAGCTTCACCAGGCGCGTTCACACATGGAACGCCCTCACAACAAGCACATGCG GCTACATTTCAAAGCTCTTCTCAACCAAGTCCTCGCCACACCTACCTTTCTCACAGCCAGTCAGGGCAGAGGTTTTACCACCATGGCAAATAG